One genomic segment of Belonocnema kinseyi isolate 2016_QV_RU_SX_M_011 chromosome 2, B_treatae_v1, whole genome shotgun sequence includes these proteins:
- the LOC117183029 gene encoding fumarylacetoacetase-like has translation MKSFIEYSPDCEFPVENLPYGVFSTEDCLQKRIGVAIGDQILDLYAVANYFTGPLLEKKQNVFRQNSLNDFMALGRPSWIEARKTLQRLLSAENTTLQDPQIRAKLRRLSSHQAFNSGITRIMEFYIAAVKHITLRV, from the exons ATGAAgtcttttattgaatattctcCCGATTGTGAATTTCCTGTTGAGAATCTTCCTTATGGTGTTTTTTCGACTGAAGATTGC ctTCAAAAACGAATAGGAGTAGCAATCGGTGATCAAATTTTGGATTTGTATGCAGTTGCTAATTACTTTACTGGGCCACTTTTGGAAAAGAAGCAAAATGTTTTCCGCCAAAACAGTCTCAACGATTTTATGGCTTTAGGAAGACCATCCTGGATTGAAGCTAGAAAAACACTGCAGCGCTTATTATCAGCCGAAAACACAACTTTGCAGGATCCACAAATTCGTGCAAA GCTTCGCAGGTTATCAAGTCATCAAGCATTCAACAGCGGAATTACAAGGATTATGGAATTTTACATCGCTGCTGTAAAACACATTACACTCCGCGTGTGA